In bacterium YEK0313, one genomic interval encodes:
- the coxN gene encoding Alternative cytochrome c oxidase subunit 1: MTDIPIGEGASSAVPPAEVPEVDLYHPHSWLTKYVFSQDAKVIAIQYSLTALAIGLVALVLSWLMRLQLGFPGLFSFIDPNMYLQFITMHGMIMVVYLLTALFLGGFGNYLIPLMVGARDMVFPYANMLSYWIYLLAVLVLVASFFAPGGPTGAGWTLYPPQAITGGTPGQEAGIVLMLVSLILFIIGFTMGGLNYVVTVLQARTRGMTLMRLPLTVWGIFTATIMALLAFPALFVASVMLLFDRLLGTSFFMPALISMGERMAHRGGSPILFQHLFWFFGHPEVYIVALPAFGMVSDLIATHARKNIFGYRMMVWAIVGIGALSFIVWAHHMYVSGMHPYFGFFFATTTLIIAVPTAIKVYNWVLTLWRGDIHLTVPMLFALGFIVTFVNGGLTGLFLGNVVVDVPLSDTMFVVAHFHMVMGVAPIMVVFGAIYHWYPKITGRMFNDALGKIHFWVTFLGAYAIFFPMHYLGLVGMPRRYHDITQMSFVPDSAHSLNAFISVMALVVGFAQLLFVFNMIWSLFRGREAGPNPWRATTLEWQTPETPPGHGNWGKELPVVYRWAYDYSVPGAPADFIPQNQPPLGLAAEGGHR; this comes from the coding sequence ATGACCGACATTCCGATCGGCGAGGGCGCATCGAGCGCCGTACCGCCAGCCGAGGTTCCAGAGGTCGACCTCTACCATCCCCACAGCTGGCTGACGAAATACGTCTTCTCCCAGGACGCCAAGGTGATCGCCATCCAGTATTCGCTGACCGCTCTGGCGATCGGCCTGGTGGCCCTGGTGCTGTCGTGGCTGATGCGGCTGCAGCTCGGCTTTCCCGGGCTGTTCTCGTTCATCGATCCGAACATGTATCTGCAGTTCATCACCATGCACGGCATGATCATGGTGGTCTATCTCCTGACCGCCCTGTTCCTCGGCGGCTTCGGCAACTACCTCATCCCGCTCATGGTCGGCGCCCGGGACATGGTGTTCCCCTATGCCAACATGCTGAGCTACTGGATCTATCTGCTCGCGGTGCTGGTGCTGGTGGCGAGCTTCTTCGCGCCGGGCGGACCGACCGGCGCCGGCTGGACCCTCTATCCCCCGCAGGCGATCACCGGCGGCACGCCGGGGCAGGAAGCGGGCATCGTCCTCATGCTCGTCTCGCTCATCCTGTTCATCATCGGCTTCACCATGGGCGGGCTGAATTATGTCGTCACGGTGCTGCAGGCGCGCACCCGCGGCATGACGCTGATGCGCCTGCCGCTCACCGTCTGGGGCATCTTCACCGCAACGATCATGGCGCTGCTCGCCTTCCCGGCGCTGTTCGTCGCCTCCGTCATGCTGCTGTTCGACCGGCTGCTCGGCACCTCCTTCTTCATGCCCGCGCTCATCTCCATGGGCGAGCGCATGGCTCATCGCGGCGGCAGCCCGATCCTGTTCCAGCACCTGTTCTGGTTCTTCGGCCATCCGGAGGTCTATATCGTCGCCCTGCCGGCCTTCGGCATGGTCTCGGACCTCATCGCCACCCACGCCCGCAAGAACATTTTCGGCTACCGCATGATGGTCTGGGCCATCGTCGGCATTGGCGCGCTCAGCTTCATCGTCTGGGCGCACCACATGTATGTCAGCGGCATGCATCCCTATTTCGGCTTCTTCTTCGCGACCACGACGCTGATCATCGCCGTGCCGACCGCGATCAAGGTCTATAACTGGGTGCTGACGCTATGGCGGGGCGACATCCACCTGACGGTGCCGATGCTGTTCGCGCTCGGCTTCATCGTCACCTTCGTCAACGGCGGCCTCACCGGCCTGTTCCTCGGCAATGTGGTGGTCGACGTGCCCCTGTCGGACACCATGTTCGTCGTGGCTCATTTCCACATGGTGATGGGCGTCGCGCCGATCATGGTGGTGTTCGGCGCGATCTATCATTGGTACCCGAAGATTACCGGCCGCATGTTCAACGACGCGCTCGGCAAGATCCATTTCTGGGTCACCTTCCTCGGCGCCTACGCCATCTTCTTCCCGATGCACTATCTCGGGCTGGTCGGCATGCCCCGGCGCTATCACGACATCACCCAGATGTCCTTCGTGCCGGACAGCGCCCACAGCCTCAACGCCTTCATATCCGTGATGGCGCTGGTGGTCGGCTTCGCTCAGCTCCTGTTCGTGTTCAACATGATCTGGAGCCTGTTCCGCGGTCGCGAGGCGGGGCCCAATCCCTGGCGCGCGACGACGCTGGAATGGCAGACCCCAGAGACCCCGCCGGGCCATGGCAATTGGGGCAAGGAACTGCCGGTCGTCTACCGCTGGGCCTATGACTACAGCGTGCCCGGCGCCCCCGCGGACTTCATTCCGCAGAACCAGCCGCCGCTGGGCCTCGCCGCCGAGGGAGGCCATCGATGA
- the ctaE_1 gene encoding Cytochrome c oxidase subunit 3 produces the protein MSVTIIFLAMLAAVAGWWLSHQRLMSKPWLEEGAVTGYGRTEASQVPAAKLGLGLFLAVVGVLFAMLISAYLMRRDAGSDWRALPVPPVLFVNTGLIVLSSLALHWAHVAAGEGNIRDLRSALLTGGVAAAGFLAGQVLAWRQLSAAGYWLAANPANTFFYLLTALHGLHLLGGLAALGATTRRAWRADDARAVRLSVDLCAIYWHFLLVIWLILFALLMRWVDDLIAMCRPLLG, from the coding sequence ATGAGCGTCACCATCATCTTCCTCGCCATGCTGGCTGCGGTCGCCGGCTGGTGGCTGTCGCATCAGCGGCTGATGTCGAAGCCCTGGCTCGAAGAGGGGGCGGTGACCGGCTACGGCCGCACCGAGGCGTCCCAGGTGCCGGCCGCAAAGCTCGGCCTCGGCCTGTTCCTGGCCGTGGTCGGCGTGCTCTTCGCCATGCTGATCAGCGCCTATCTGATGCGCCGCGACGCCGGCTCGGACTGGCGCGCACTGCCGGTGCCCCCAGTGCTGTTCGTCAATACCGGCCTCATCGTGCTCTCCAGCCTCGCGCTTCATTGGGCACATGTCGCGGCGGGCGAGGGCAATATCAGGGATCTGCGGTCCGCGCTGCTGACGGGAGGCGTCGCGGCCGCCGGCTTCCTCGCCGGCCAGGTCCTGGCCTGGCGTCAGCTGTCGGCGGCAGGCTACTGGCTCGCCGCCAATCCGGCCAACACCTTCTTTTATCTCCTGACCGCGCTGCACGGCCTGCACCTCCTCGGCGGGCTCGCCGCGCTCGGGGCGACGACCCGCCGTGCCTGGCGCGCCGACGATGCCCGCGCCGTGCGGCTGAGCGTCGATCTCTGCGCGATCTACTGGCATTTCCTCCTCGTCATCTGGCTCATCCTGTTCGCCCTGCTGATGCGCTGGGTCGACGACCTCATAGCCATGTGCAGGCCGCTGCTCGGCTGA
- the cyoC_1 gene encoding Cytochrome bo(3) ubiquinol oxidase subunit 3 gives MDDTTMASTHQAGALAPRPDGWRGFAADWASDQRAFKGVSWGKAMMWIFLLSDTFIFGCFLLSYMTARMSTTVPWPNPSQVFALHIGGQEVPLILIAIMTFVLISSSGTMAMAVNFGYRRDRVKTALMLVVTAVFGATFVGMQAFEWTKLISEGVRPWENPWGAAQFGSTFFMITGFHGTHVTIGVIFLLIVARKVWRGDYDTGRRGFFTSRRGHYEIVEITGLYWHFVDLVWVFIFAFFYLW, from the coding sequence ATGGACGATACGACGATGGCATCGACGCATCAGGCAGGGGCCTTGGCGCCGCGGCCGGACGGCTGGCGCGGTTTCGCTGCGGACTGGGCCTCCGACCAGCGCGCCTTCAAGGGGGTCTCCTGGGGCAAGGCCATGATGTGGATCTTCCTCCTGAGCGACACCTTCATCTTCGGCTGCTTCCTGCTGTCCTACATGACTGCCCGCATGTCGACGACCGTGCCATGGCCCAATCCGAGCCAGGTCTTCGCGCTGCATATCGGCGGGCAGGAGGTGCCGCTGATCCTGATCGCGATCATGACCTTCGTCCTGATCTCGTCGAGCGGAACCATGGCGATGGCGGTCAATTTCGGTTACCGCCGGGACCGGGTGAAGACGGCGCTCATGCTGGTGGTCACCGCGGTCTTTGGCGCCACCTTCGTCGGTATGCAGGCCTTCGAATGGACCAAGCTCATTTCCGAAGGCGTCCGTCCCTGGGAGAATCCGTGGGGCGCCGCGCAGTTCGGCTCGACCTTCTTCATGATCACCGGTTTTCACGGCACCCATGTCACGATCGGGGTGATCTTCCTTCTGATCGTCGCGCGCAAGGTCTGGCGCGGCGACTACGACACGGGCCGGCGCGGCTTTTTCACCAGCCGCCGCGGTCACTACGAGATCGTCGAGATCACCGGCCTCTACTGGCATTTCGTCGATCTCGTCTGGGTCTTCATCTTCGCCTTCTTCTATTTGTGGTGA
- the idhA gene encoding Inositol 2-dehydrogenase: MSVSIGIIGAGIMGERLLRAILDQPAELVTAAGIWDPSAAALARMEAALPAVRRLADAAAVVAAADCVYVASPPASHLGYAQAALAAGKTVFCEKPLAVDVSAARAFVADAGSRGAVNFPFASSPAVATLRRWIGEGAVGRVTSVTIDVAFATWPRSWQVDAAGWLDRPAEGGFTREVVSHFLFLTRRLVGPLNGLKAEAAFPEAGKAERRISAQLRTGDVPVTLAGSVGTTPKDDHNIWMLEGEAGAIRLCDWSVAERRGADGNWQRDPEALPNDKMRPLTLKHQLEGVARLARGEAHHLATLSEALEVQETVEAILRN, encoded by the coding sequence ATGAGCGTATCCATCGGAATCATCGGCGCCGGCATCATGGGCGAGCGCCTCCTGCGCGCGATCCTCGACCAGCCGGCGGAGCTCGTCACCGCAGCCGGCATCTGGGACCCGTCCGCGGCAGCGTTGGCGCGTATGGAAGCGGCGCTGCCGGCGGTGCGGCGGCTTGCCGATGCCGCGGCGGTAGTGGCCGCCGCCGACTGCGTCTATGTCGCGTCGCCTCCGGCCTCGCATCTCGGCTATGCGCAGGCGGCACTCGCCGCCGGCAAGACGGTGTTCTGCGAAAAGCCGCTCGCCGTCGACGTTTCGGCGGCGCGCGCCTTCGTCGCCGACGCCGGTAGCCGCGGCGCCGTCAACTTTCCCTTCGCCTCCTCACCAGCGGTCGCGACGTTGCGGCGGTGGATCGGTGAAGGGGCCGTCGGCCGTGTCACGAGCGTCACGATCGACGTCGCCTTCGCCACCTGGCCACGGTCCTGGCAGGTGGATGCGGCGGGCTGGCTGGATCGGCCGGCGGAGGGCGGCTTCACGCGGGAGGTGGTCTCCCATTTCCTGTTTCTCACGCGCCGGCTCGTCGGGCCGCTGAACGGCCTGAAGGCCGAGGCCGCCTTTCCCGAGGCCGGCAAGGCCGAGCGCCGCATCAGCGCGCAGCTGCGCACCGGAGACGTGCCGGTCACGCTCGCCGGCAGCGTCGGCACGACGCCGAAGGACGACCACAATATCTGGATGCTGGAAGGCGAGGCCGGTGCCATCCGCCTCTGCGACTGGTCGGTGGCGGAGCGGCGCGGTGCCGACGGCAACTGGCAGCGCGACCCCGAGGCCCTGCCGAACGACAAGATGCGGCCGCTGACGCTCAAGCATCAGCTCGAGGGCGTCGCGCGCCTTGCGCGCGGGGAGGCGCATCATCTGGCGACCCTCTCCGAGGCGCTCGAGGTGCAGGAGACCGTCGAGGCGATCCTCAGGAACTGA
- the slmA_2 gene encoding Nucleoid occlusion factor SlmA has product MTDLPSPTAAAAPLRRRPSQTRSKERVERILTVARELIAARGSEALRMAEVADAAGVSIGSLYQYFPDKAAIIRTLAERYNLQEQACIQAALDAVNDAAGLRRALAGLVDDYYALFLAEPVMRDIWSGTQADPSLRDIDLAETRLLGDMLAAALIRLQPEADAEELRISAFLTMHMAGATVRLAIALERSEGDALIAALKRMMMRELLPV; this is encoded by the coding sequence GTGACCGATCTTCCCTCGCCGACTGCCGCCGCCGCGCCGCTGCGGCGGCGGCCGAGCCAAACGCGCAGCAAGGAGCGGGTGGAGCGGATCCTGACGGTCGCGCGGGAGCTGATCGCCGCCCGCGGCAGCGAGGCGCTGCGCATGGCCGAAGTCGCCGATGCCGCGGGGGTCTCGATCGGCTCGCTCTATCAGTATTTTCCGGACAAGGCGGCGATCATCCGCACGCTGGCCGAGCGCTACAATCTGCAGGAGCAGGCCTGCATCCAGGCCGCGCTCGACGCGGTGAACGACGCAGCGGGGCTGCGCCGCGCGCTCGCGGGGCTCGTCGACGACTATTACGCGCTGTTCCTGGCCGAACCCGTGATGCGCGACATCTGGTCGGGCACGCAGGCCGATCCGAGCCTGCGCGACATCGATCTGGCCGAGACGCGCCTGCTCGGCGACATGCTGGCGGCGGCGCTCATCCGCCTCCAGCCCGAGGCCGACGCGGAGGAGCTGCGCATCTCGGCCTTCCTGACCATGCACATGGCCGGCGCCACCGTCCGGCTCGCCATCGCCCTCGAACGATCCGAAGGCGACGCGCTGATCGCGGCCCTCAAACGGATGATGATGCGGGAACTGCTGCCGGTCTGA
- a CDS encoding Major Facilitator Superfamily protein produces MPFRGFDAPVLRALAVLALAQVIGWGTVGLPAIVGRQIAADLGIDLATVFAGSSVLYVVMGLWAPVLAKALPRFGARLMMMSGAALAAPGFVMLALAREPIVYFAAWAVLGTAGAAMLTTSAYVALNEIAGPQSKSAIGALMVITGLSSSIFWPTTAILADAAGWRATSLVYAAAMILACLPLYAFGLPRRPADAIGGIAATGGAKPASVIRDRRTFFLIVAGIALNAFVTFGFAAILIELLKAQGLTATQAIAFGSALGLVQISARALDLVGGGRWDGVTTGLVAGVALPVAMAVMMFGGGSAWSIAAFILIYGLGSGALAVARATIPLAFYDRAAYAEAVAHISLPLNLISALAPPLLAGLLTAVGANAVLGLAALCSTAALVLLLLLARRRPQASRWIAS; encoded by the coding sequence GTGCCGTTCCGTGGTTTCGATGCGCCCGTTCTTCGTGCCCTGGCCGTGCTTGCGCTCGCGCAGGTGATCGGCTGGGGCACGGTCGGTCTGCCTGCCATTGTCGGGCGTCAGATCGCCGCCGACCTCGGGATCGATCTTGCCACCGTCTTTGCCGGCAGCTCGGTGCTCTATGTGGTGATGGGCCTGTGGGCGCCGGTTCTTGCCAAGGCGCTGCCGCGGTTCGGCGCGCGCCTGATGATGATGAGCGGGGCGGCGCTAGCCGCTCCAGGTTTCGTCATGCTGGCGCTGGCGCGGGAGCCAATCGTCTATTTCGCTGCATGGGCCGTCCTCGGCACGGCCGGCGCGGCGATGCTGACGACCTCGGCCTATGTCGCGCTCAACGAGATTGCCGGTCCGCAGTCGAAGAGCGCGATCGGCGCGCTGATGGTGATCACCGGCCTGTCGAGCAGCATCTTCTGGCCGACGACGGCGATCCTCGCCGATGCGGCAGGCTGGCGGGCGACCAGCCTCGTCTATGCCGCCGCCATGATCCTCGCCTGCCTTCCGCTCTATGCTTTCGGCCTGCCGCGGCGGCCGGCCGACGCGATAGGCGGAATCGCCGCGACCGGAGGCGCGAAGCCGGCATCCGTCATCCGCGATCGCCGGACCTTTTTCCTGATCGTTGCCGGCATTGCGCTGAATGCCTTCGTCACCTTCGGTTTCGCCGCCATTCTGATCGAACTGCTCAAGGCGCAGGGGTTGACGGCGACGCAGGCCATTGCCTTCGGCTCGGCGCTCGGCCTCGTCCAGATCTCTGCGCGCGCGCTCGACCTCGTCGGCGGCGGACGCTGGGACGGCGTCACCACTGGCCTCGTTGCCGGTGTCGCGCTGCCGGTCGCGATGGCGGTGATGATGTTCGGTGGCGGCTCCGCCTGGTCCATCGCAGCCTTCATCCTCATCTACGGCCTCGGCAGTGGCGCGCTCGCGGTCGCCCGCGCCACCATTCCGCTCGCCTTCTACGACAGGGCGGCCTATGCCGAGGCAGTCGCGCACATCTCCCTGCCGCTCAACCTGATCTCGGCGCTCGCGCCGCCGCTGCTCGCCGGCCTGCTCACCGCCGTGGGCGCCAATGCCGTGCTGGGCCTTGCCGCGCTTTGCTCGACGGCGGCGCTCGTCCTGCTCCTGCTGCTCGCCCGGCGCCGCCCGCAGGCGTCGCGATGGATCGCGAGCTGA
- the ugpC_3 gene encoding sn-glycerol-3-phosphate import ATP-binding protein UgpC produces the protein MAEVELQGVTKAFNGQTAVNDVSFSVAAGHLVALLGPSGCGKSTTLRLIAGLEQSTAGTIHIAARDVTHAGPAERGVSMVFQSYALFPHLTVAQNILFGLEVRKVPKAERSDRLKRAADMLGLAALLDRKPSQLSGGQQQRVALGRAIVAQTPVCLMDEPLSNLDAQLRLDMRREIRGLQRRLGVTMIYVTHDQVEAMTMADRIVLMRQGHVEQYGTPDELYGRPATVFTARFVGTPPMNVVPLALLGAEGKRFAPPTRDAATVSLGIRPEHIRLGEVGIHGTITAVEYLGADSLVDVRVGAGADQANCLVRVPGKAGLGEGDGVRLDWNLADTHHFDTVSGRRIA, from the coding sequence GTGGCCGAGGTCGAATTGCAGGGGGTCACCAAGGCCTTCAACGGCCAGACGGCGGTGAACGACGTGTCCTTTTCGGTCGCGGCCGGCCATCTCGTGGCCCTGCTCGGCCCGTCGGGCTGCGGCAAGTCGACGACCCTCAGGCTGATCGCCGGCCTCGAACAATCGACGGCGGGAACCATCCATATCGCCGCCCGCGACGTGACGCATGCGGGGCCCGCCGAGCGCGGCGTCTCGATGGTGTTCCAGAGCTACGCGCTGTTTCCGCACCTGACGGTTGCCCAGAACATTCTGTTCGGTCTCGAAGTGCGCAAGGTGCCGAAGGCCGAGCGCAGCGACCGGCTGAAGCGCGCGGCCGACATGCTCGGCCTTGCCGCGCTGCTCGACCGCAAGCCGTCGCAATTGTCGGGAGGCCAGCAGCAGCGGGTTGCGCTCGGCCGCGCGATCGTGGCCCAGACGCCGGTCTGCCTGATGGACGAACCCTTGTCGAACCTCGACGCGCAGCTGCGGCTCGACATGCGCCGGGAGATCCGTGGCCTGCAGCGCCGGCTGGGCGTGACCATGATCTATGTCACCCACGATCAGGTCGAGGCCATGACCATGGCCGACCGGATCGTGCTGATGCGGCAAGGCCATGTCGAGCAATACGGCACGCCCGACGAGCTCTACGGCCGGCCGGCGACCGTCTTCACCGCCCGCTTCGTCGGCACGCCGCCGATGAACGTGGTGCCGCTCGCGCTGCTTGGCGCCGAGGGAAAGCGGTTCGCACCGCCAACCCGCGACGCGGCGACCGTGTCGCTGGGCATCAGGCCGGAGCACATCCGCCTCGGCGAGGTCGGCATTCACGGCACTATCACAGCGGTTGAATATCTCGGCGCCGACAGTCTCGTCGATGTCCGCGTCGGTGCCGGCGCGGACCAGGCGAACTGCCTTGTGCGGGTGCCCGGCAAGGCCGGGCTCGGTGAAGGCGATGGTGTTCGCCTCGACTGGAACCTCGCCGACACCCACCATTTCGACACGGTCAGCGGTCGTCGGATCGCCTGA
- the ugpB_1 gene encoding sn-glycerol-3-phosphate-binding periplasmic protein UgpB precursor, whose translation MTRIVDRRAVLKGAAAAATAGLAAPALAQGRTEVSFFYPVAVGGPITRLIDSYAADFEKENPSIALKPIYAGTYQETIVKALTAHKSGTPPVTSVLLSTDMFTLIDEEAIVPFDDFIRTDADRAWLKSFFPGFMENSQTEGKTWGIPFQRSTVVLYWNKDAFKEAGLDPEKPPATWAEQVAFAEKLTKRDGANTGQWGLQIPASGFPYWLFQGLTTQAGAILMNSAGNRTSFDAPGVIEALQYWVDLSRKHKVHPTGIVEWGTTPRDFFERKCAMMWTTTGNLTSVRANAKFPFGVGMLPAGKRRGSPTGGGNFYLSKKASRAEQEAAFKFIQWITTPERAAKWGIDTGYVATRRDAWETQVMKDYVQGFPAAAVARDQLEFAVAELSTHENQRVTKALNDGLQAALTGTKTPEAAMKDAQAEAERILRSYR comes from the coding sequence ATGACCCGCATCGTCGATCGCCGCGCCGTTCTCAAGGGCGCAGCAGCGGCCGCCACGGCCGGCCTTGCCGCGCCGGCGCTCGCGCAGGGGCGCACAGAGGTGTCGTTTTTCTATCCGGTCGCGGTCGGCGGGCCGATCACCCGGCTGATCGACAGCTATGCGGCTGATTTCGAGAAGGAAAACCCGTCGATCGCGCTGAAGCCGATCTATGCCGGTACCTATCAGGAGACGATCGTCAAGGCGCTGACCGCGCATAAGAGCGGCACGCCGCCGGTAACCTCGGTGCTGCTGTCGACCGACATGTTCACCCTGATCGACGAAGAGGCGATCGTACCCTTCGACGATTTCATCCGCACCGATGCGGACCGCGCCTGGTTGAAGAGCTTCTTCCCCGGCTTCATGGAGAACAGCCAGACCGAGGGCAAGACCTGGGGCATTCCGTTCCAGCGCTCGACCGTGGTGCTCTACTGGAACAAGGACGCCTTCAAGGAGGCCGGTCTCGATCCGGAAAAGCCGCCGGCGACCTGGGCCGAGCAGGTGGCCTTTGCCGAGAAGCTGACCAAGCGCGACGGCGCCAATACCGGCCAGTGGGGTCTGCAGATCCCGGCCTCCGGCTTTCCCTACTGGCTGTTCCAGGGGCTGACGACCCAGGCCGGCGCCATCCTGATGAACAGCGCCGGCAACCGTACGAGCTTCGACGCGCCGGGCGTGATAGAGGCGCTGCAGTACTGGGTCGATCTCTCCCGCAAGCACAAGGTGCATCCGACCGGCATCGTCGAATGGGGCACCACGCCGCGCGATTTCTTCGAGCGCAAATGCGCGATGATGTGGACCACGACCGGCAATCTCACCAGCGTCCGCGCCAATGCCAAGTTTCCTTTCGGGGTCGGCATGCTGCCGGCCGGCAAGCGGCGCGGCAGCCCGACCGGCGGCGGCAATTTCTACCTGTCGAAGAAGGCGTCGCGCGCCGAGCAGGAAGCCGCGTTCAAGTTCATCCAGTGGATCACGACGCCGGAGCGCGCCGCCAAATGGGGCATCGACACCGGCTATGTCGCGACCCGCAGGGATGCCTGGGAGACGCAGGTCATGAAGGACTATGTCCAGGGCTTCCCGGCCGCCGCGGTCGCGCGCGACCAGCTGGAATTCGCCGTCGCGGAACTGTCGACGCACGAGAACCAGCGAGTCACCAAGGCACTGAACGACGGCCTGCAGGCCGCGCTTACCGGCACCAAGACGCCGGAGGCCGCCATGAAGGACGCGCAGGCGGAAGCCGAGCGGATCCTGAGAAGCTACCGCTGA
- the lacF_2 gene encoding Lactose transport system permease protein LacF — MTTAPKRAWIHAWLMLGPSLALLVVFTHWPAVATIIESFYSTPRPRRPTRFIGGGNFEQMLADPVFWQAMVNNFWFAIGTIPVSIALALLMAVWVNDRIAGRTLARMAYFTPTVLPMIAVANIWLFFYTPQYGLLAQILGAFGIVSPNWLGSKDTALFAVTVVAVWKEAGFFMIFYLAALQTISPSLAEAAALEGASRWTYFRRIQFPLLMPTTLFVLVNAVIGAFRTIDHIFVMTRGGPDNATALLLYYIYQVGFSFWDTGYAAALTVVLLALLALIALVQYGLIERRVHYR; from the coding sequence ATGACGACTGCGCCGAAGCGCGCCTGGATCCATGCCTGGCTGATGCTGGGACCGTCGCTGGCCCTGCTGGTGGTGTTCACCCATTGGCCGGCGGTCGCCACCATCATCGAGAGCTTCTACTCGACGCCGCGGCCGCGCCGTCCCACGCGTTTCATCGGGGGCGGCAATTTCGAGCAGATGCTGGCCGATCCGGTGTTCTGGCAGGCCATGGTCAACAACTTCTGGTTCGCGATCGGCACCATTCCGGTGTCGATCGCGCTGGCGCTCCTGATGGCGGTCTGGGTCAACGACCGGATCGCCGGGCGGACGCTGGCGCGGATGGCCTATTTCACACCCACCGTGCTGCCGATGATCGCGGTCGCCAATATCTGGCTGTTCTTCTACACGCCGCAATATGGCCTGCTGGCACAGATCCTCGGCGCCTTCGGCATCGTCTCGCCCAACTGGCTCGGCTCCAAGGACACCGCGCTGTTCGCGGTGACGGTGGTGGCGGTCTGGAAGGAGGCGGGCTTCTTCATGATCTTCTATCTTGCCGCGCTGCAGACGATCTCGCCGAGCCTTGCCGAGGCGGCGGCGCTGGAGGGGGCCTCGCGCTGGACCTATTTCCGGCGCATCCAGTTCCCGCTCCTGATGCCGACCACGCTGTTCGTGCTGGTCAATGCGGTGATCGGGGCGTTCCGCACGATCGACCACATCTTCGTCATGACGCGCGGCGGGCCGGACAATGCCACCGCGCTGCTGCTCTATTACATCTACCAGGTCGGCTTCAGCTTCTGGGACACCGGCTATGCCGCGGCGCTGACCGTCGTGCTGCTCGCCCTGCTCGCGCTGATCGCGCTGGTCCAATACGGCCTCATCGAGCGGCGGGTGCATTACCGATGA
- the araQ_2 gene encoding L-arabinose transport system permease protein AraQ: MNDVYAPRGLARILETAGCWLLAILWIAPLAYAVWTAFHPPEFSTRFELFAPLTLSNFVRAWDAAPFGRYFLNTFVLVTLILACQLVLCTLAAYAFARYEFPGQALVFALVLAQLMIMPDVLIVENYRTMSRIGILDSIPAIGLPYMASAFGIFLLRQTFKTVPRELDDAARVEGATPLQVLWRVYVPLGRPVYVAYGLVSVSYHWNNFLWPLIVTNSVEARPLTVGLQVFSSTDQGVDWSIICAATLLTAAPLLVGFLLFQRQFVQSFMRAGIK, from the coding sequence ATGAACGATGTCTATGCGCCGCGCGGCCTCGCCCGCATCCTGGAGACGGCGGGCTGCTGGCTCCTCGCCATCCTCTGGATCGCGCCGCTCGCCTATGCGGTCTGGACCGCTTTCCATCCGCCGGAATTCTCGACGCGCTTCGAGCTGTTCGCGCCGCTGACGCTGAGCAATTTCGTGCGTGCCTGGGACGCCGCGCCGTTCGGCCGCTATTTCCTCAACACCTTCGTCCTGGTGACGCTGATCCTCGCCTGCCAGCTCGTCCTGTGCACGCTCGCAGCCTATGCCTTCGCGCGTTACGAGTTCCCGGGCCAGGCGCTCGTCTTCGCGCTCGTGCTGGCCCAGCTCATGATCATGCCGGACGTGCTGATCGTCGAGAACTACCGGACCATGAGCCGGATCGGCATTCTCGATTCGATTCCCGCCATCGGTCTGCCCTACATGGCCTCCGCCTTCGGCATCTTCCTGCTGCGGCAGACTTTCAAGACCGTCCCGCGCGAGCTCGACGATGCCGCGCGGGTGGAGGGCGCGACGCCCCTGCAGGTGCTCTGGCGGGTCTATGTGCCGCTCGGCCGGCCGGTCTATGTGGCCTACGGCCTGGTATCGGTCAGCTATCACTGGAACAATTTCCTCTGGCCGCTGATCGTCACCAATTCGGTCGAGGCGCGGCCGCTGACCGTCGGCCTGCAGGTCTTCTCCTCGACCGACCAGGGCGTCGACTGGTCGATCATCTGCGCGGCGACGCTGTTGACGGCCGCGCCGCTGCTGGTCGGCTTCCTGCTGTTCCAGCGCCAGTTCGTCCAGAGCTTCATGCGCGCCGGCATCAAGTAG